A single window of Chitinophaga sp. XS-30 DNA harbors:
- a CDS encoding VOC family protein, producing MATQIFVNLPVKDLGKSVEFFTKLGYSFNPQFTDENATCMIISDQIFVMLLVEPYFSSFIKKPVADATKAAEMIICLSAESREQVDDIISKAVSAGATTPKEKQDQGFMYGHGFQDLDGHLWEYMYMDLSAMPTE from the coding sequence ATGGCAACACAGATTTTCGTAAACTTACCGGTAAAAGATCTTGGCAAAAGCGTGGAATTCTTCACTAAGCTAGGGTACAGCTTCAACCCGCAGTTCACTGACGAGAATGCAACCTGCATGATCATCTCCGACCAGATCTTCGTTATGCTGCTGGTAGAACCGTATTTTTCCTCGTTCATCAAAAAACCGGTGGCGGATGCAACGAAGGCTGCAGAAATGATCATATGTCTCTCCGCTGAAAGCAGGGAACAGGTAGACGACATCATTAGCAAGGCCGTTAGCGCAGGTGCAACAACACCGAAGGAAAAACAGGATCAGGGTTTCATGTACGGCCATGGTTTTCAGGACCTGGACGGCCATCTCTGGGAGTATATGTATATGGACTTGAGCGCCATGCCCACGGAATAA
- a CDS encoding DUF6265 family protein: MNKPALFFTTMLLLSCNRHLQQAVTSRYSQIENAAWLSGVWQQQTARGVLYERWMRSSDSSFSGMSYMLRGGDTLVRETISLELRDGELYYIPTVKDQNNAQPVLFRRVASGPDSLVFENPAHDFPTMIKYVRISADSLLAEISGMAGGQLRKREFPMSRVKP, translated from the coding sequence ATGAACAAGCCCGCATTATTCTTCACAACCATGCTGCTGCTCTCGTGCAACCGTCATCTGCAGCAGGCAGTCACATCACGATATTCGCAAATTGAAAATGCGGCCTGGCTTTCCGGCGTATGGCAGCAACAGACGGCGCGCGGTGTTTTGTACGAACGCTGGATGCGCAGCAGCGATTCCTCATTTTCAGGAATGAGTTACATGTTGCGCGGCGGGGATACCCTGGTAAGGGAAACGATATCGCTGGAGTTGCGCGATGGGGAGTTATATTATATTCCAACGGTTAAAGATCAGAACAACGCGCAGCCGGTGCTGTTCCGGCGCGTTGCTTCGGGGCCGGACAGCCTTGTGTTCGAAAATCCGGCACATGATTTTCCGACCATGATAAAGTATGTGCGCATTTCCGCGGATTCCTTACTGGCGGAGATATCGGGAATGGCAGGCGGACAGTTGCGCAAGCGGGAGTTTCCCATGAGCCGTGTTAAACCGTAA
- a CDS encoding SusC/RagA family TonB-linked outer membrane protein, producing MRHSTQFSVRQFHWLLKRFCKDSGSRIATLSALFLLACMSALAQGRQISGTVSDDSGAPLPNVSVRIKGTTTGAFTDGQGKFSFNVPNDTAVLVFSTIGYETQEMTVGSNTSLKVALKTSVSQLSDVVVVGYGSVQKRNLTSAVTTVNAKDFLQGGYNSPLQMIDGKVAGVTVSNPAAADPNRGTDIQIRGAASLEAGNGPLVVIDGMPGGDLRNIAQQDIESITVLKDASAAAIYGSRGANGVVLVQTKRGKSGDVTVTYDSYVEHDVVAAKPELLSPEEFLEKQRDQDRGARTNWYDELIRTNNFGTNQFLTVSGGTANSIFRLSGNYRSKTGIDIATERKEYGYRANFQQKALNGLLEFSGNLSQRIAKEEYTNYNAFQQAVKLNPTLSVMDPDNPLNFNTLQGYDTYNPVQDLLARENGADQNYSIVDMNVKLNILKNLSTEIKLARQGHEMLRREYYTSKSAESVNNNRLGRARLQSEKWTDYTLEWLGNYNTTIDKHDFSLMGGYSYQEFNNQAFWAENMNFISDGFGYNNLDDGSWNLEEGRLGMDSYKSKEKLIAFLGRLNYNFDNTYFLTASFRYEGNSKFGANNKWGMFPAVSAAWRISNLDVFRGSRVINDLKLRASYGVTGRSGFARYTSLARYAPYGRYLNDAGEWVRVYGPGNNYNPNLQWERAVAYNIGLDFVLLDNRITGSLDVFDRRSRDILGNYDVPVGAYLHEQMFVNVGTTSSKGIELTANWKVAATEDFSYNTNVTASYIRTKLVSWSNNQFQGNFRYLQNLPSPGNPGPAYRLDPGTELGSFYGYKYAGVDEDGRILIWKDGIEGKEKIVASSEGNADRDRTYIGHGAPRYELAWGNNFTYKGFDLSLFFRGRFDYDILNLYQMYYGLQAEPGINLLKDAYTRNGHIKSGKVITDYFLEKGDYFKLDNLTLGWSPKLHVKEIKNLRLYGSVRNVFTFTGYSGLDPTVVGVTGLTPGYGDLGVYPITRTFTFGAQVTF from the coding sequence ATGAGACACTCCACCCAATTTTCCGTTCGGCAATTTCACTGGTTGCTAAAACGATTTTGCAAAGACTCCGGGAGCAGGATCGCCACCCTGAGCGCCCTGTTCCTCCTTGCCTGCATGAGCGCACTGGCGCAAGGCAGGCAGATCTCCGGCACTGTATCTGACGACAGCGGGGCGCCGCTGCCGAATGTAAGCGTACGCATCAAAGGCACTACTACCGGCGCTTTCACCGACGGCCAGGGGAAATTCAGTTTCAATGTACCGAACGACACGGCTGTACTGGTGTTCAGCACCATCGGTTATGAAACGCAGGAAATGACGGTAGGCAGCAATACGAGCCTGAAGGTGGCGTTAAAAACCTCCGTCAGCCAGCTTTCCGATGTTGTTGTGGTGGGTTACGGATCGGTGCAGAAAAGAAATCTCACCAGCGCCGTCACCACCGTCAATGCCAAAGACTTCCTGCAGGGCGGTTATAACAGCCCTTTGCAGATGATCGATGGTAAAGTGGCGGGCGTTACGGTGTCCAACCCCGCTGCGGCGGACCCTAACCGCGGCACGGACATCCAGATACGCGGCGCGGCCTCTCTCGAGGCAGGCAACGGCCCGCTTGTAGTGATTGACGGGATGCCCGGCGGCGACCTCCGCAATATCGCGCAGCAGGATATCGAATCCATCACCGTACTGAAAGATGCTTCCGCTGCCGCCATCTATGGTTCCCGCGGCGCTAACGGCGTTGTACTGGTACAAACAAAAAGGGGTAAAAGCGGGGATGTGACCGTGACGTACGACAGCTATGTTGAACATGATGTGGTAGCGGCCAAACCTGAACTGCTCTCGCCGGAGGAATTCCTGGAAAAACAGCGCGATCAGGACAGGGGCGCACGCACCAACTGGTACGATGAGCTGATCCGCACCAATAACTTCGGCACCAACCAGTTCCTGACCGTTTCCGGCGGTACTGCCAACAGCATCTTCCGCCTGTCCGGCAACTACCGGAGCAAAACCGGGATCGATATTGCCACTGAGCGAAAGGAATATGGTTACAGGGCAAACTTCCAGCAGAAAGCACTGAATGGTTTGCTGGAATTCTCCGGTAACCTGTCCCAACGGATCGCCAAAGAGGAATACACCAATTACAATGCGTTCCAGCAGGCGGTGAAGCTCAACCCCACCCTTTCTGTAATGGACCCTGACAATCCGCTGAACTTTAATACGCTCCAGGGTTACGACACGTATAACCCGGTGCAGGACCTCCTGGCCAGGGAAAACGGGGCGGACCAGAATTATTCCATCGTGGATATGAACGTAAAGCTCAACATCCTCAAAAACCTCAGCACGGAAATAAAGCTGGCCAGGCAGGGGCATGAGATGCTGAGAAGGGAATATTACACCTCAAAATCCGCAGAGTCCGTCAACAACAACCGCCTCGGCCGGGCGCGGCTGCAAAGCGAAAAATGGACGGATTATACGCTGGAATGGCTGGGCAATTACAATACCACGATCGATAAGCACGACTTCTCGCTGATGGGCGGGTATTCTTACCAGGAGTTCAACAACCAGGCGTTCTGGGCGGAGAACATGAACTTCATCTCCGATGGCTTCGGGTACAACAACCTCGATGACGGAAGCTGGAACCTGGAAGAGGGCCGGCTTGGCATGGACTCCTACAAAAGCAAGGAAAAGCTTATTGCCTTCCTGGGCCGTCTGAACTATAACTTCGATAACACCTACTTCCTGACAGCCTCTTTCCGTTACGAAGGCAACAGCAAGTTCGGCGCAAACAACAAATGGGGCATGTTCCCCGCGGTATCCGCCGCCTGGCGTATTTCCAACCTGGATGTTTTCCGGGGCAGCAGGGTGATCAACGACCTGAAACTTCGTGCATCCTATGGCGTTACCGGCCGTTCCGGATTCGCGCGGTACACTTCGCTGGCCAGGTATGCGCCGTACGGCAGGTACCTGAACGATGCCGGTGAATGGGTAAGGGTGTACGGCCCGGGCAACAACTACAATCCCAATCTCCAATGGGAAAGGGCTGTTGCATATAATATCGGGCTGGACTTTGTGTTGCTGGACAACAGGATCACCGGTAGCCTGGACGTATTCGACCGCCGCAGCAGGGACATTCTCGGCAACTACGATGTGCCGGTTGGCGCATACCTCCATGAACAGATGTTCGTGAACGTTGGTACCACCAGCTCCAAAGGCATTGAGCTGACGGCGAACTGGAAAGTAGCGGCCACAGAGGATTTTTCTTACAACACCAATGTTACCGCATCTTATATCAGAACAAAGCTGGTCTCCTGGTCCAACAACCAGTTCCAGGGCAATTTCCGCTACCTGCAGAACCTCCCCTCACCGGGTAACCCCGGTCCCGCTTACCGCCTGGACCCCGGTACGGAGCTGGGCAGCTTCTACGGCTACAAATACGCCGGTGTGGATGAAGACGGCAGGATACTGATCTGGAAAGACGGCATTGAAGGAAAGGAAAAGATCGTGGCTTCCAGCGAGGGCAATGCGGACCGTGACAGGACCTATATCGGGCACGGCGCGCCCCGCTATGAACTGGCCTGGGGAAACAACTTTACTTACAAGGGCTTTGACCTGAGCCTGTTCTTCCGCGGGCGTTTCGATTATGATATCCTGAACCTTTACCAGATGTACTATGGCCTGCAGGCGGAACCGGGCATCAACCTTCTGAAAGATGCCTATACCCGCAACGGCCACATCAAATCCGGCAAAGTGATCACCGATTATTTCCTGGAGAAAGGTGATTATTTCAAGCTGGACAACCTTACCCTGGGCTGGTCTCCCAAACTGCATGTAAAGGAGATCAAAAATCTGCGCCTTTACGGCAGCGTACGGAATGTATTTACGTTCACCGGGTATTCCGGGCTGGACCCTACCGTTGTTGGCGTTACGGGGCTTACGCCGGGTTACGGGGACCTGGGGGTGTACCCCATCACCCGTACGTTCACTTTTGGCGCTCAGGTAACATTCTAA
- a CDS encoding RagB/SusD family nutrient uptake outer membrane protein: MNIKTLCSFLLLSIFAATSCTDLEEEPFDVAPADQYYTSKKAVTAALLRPYEHAHWCGWDGDRWLISELTADQFVWTQKGKHGYDGGDWVRLHGHTWTPDDNHINGGWVGPYQGIAQCNVIMKDLASLDYSLFDMTEADQARHVAELRVLRAWFYLFLIDYFREVPIYKEPQTIEAQSTPQEVFTYIETELKEALPALSKNGGVGRWDQGGAAALLVRLYLNAEKWIGTPKYTECATVAQDIIDGDYGTYSIDTDYRGPFRSGIKDYRSPENIFEFPHAKNLYEFGWMYNATMHYQSRYSLDNDWGSWNGVHLTPSRDENGALYTYKLGMPYERYAAADKRKQPFRTTSKNADYEGFFLIGQQYEFNRANGFGFDSSRPVNGTEEYNGRPLAFVDQVARFSERPGGRWNEGSHVITGEENSGVRLLKFPWLPMSQQFFQFNSATEIRLAEIYYSLAECRYRAGDVPGAAALLDAVRSRNFDPADWPANSYVQNIARLTDDEFVDELGREFIGERHRRTDLVRWNRFGNEWWDKPADSRDRSVFPIPSRALNSNPLLKPNGFE; this comes from the coding sequence ATGAACATAAAGACACTATGCAGCTTCCTGCTGTTATCGATATTCGCCGCTACGTCCTGCACCGATCTTGAAGAGGAGCCTTTTGACGTAGCGCCTGCAGACCAGTATTACACCAGTAAAAAAGCGGTCACCGCGGCACTTTTACGCCCTTATGAGCATGCGCACTGGTGCGGATGGGACGGCGACCGCTGGCTGATCTCCGAACTGACGGCAGACCAGTTCGTATGGACCCAGAAAGGCAAACACGGTTACGATGGCGGCGACTGGGTTCGCCTTCATGGCCATACCTGGACGCCGGACGACAACCATATCAACGGCGGATGGGTTGGCCCTTACCAGGGTATCGCGCAATGCAACGTGATCATGAAAGACCTGGCTTCTCTCGACTACTCCCTGTTCGACATGACGGAAGCGGACCAGGCCCGGCATGTAGCCGAGCTGCGTGTGCTCCGTGCCTGGTTCTACCTTTTCCTGATCGATTACTTCCGCGAAGTGCCGATCTACAAGGAACCGCAGACCATCGAAGCCCAGTCTACCCCGCAGGAAGTTTTCACCTACATCGAAACAGAGCTGAAAGAAGCATTGCCCGCACTTTCTAAAAACGGAGGCGTGGGAAGATGGGACCAGGGAGGCGCCGCCGCATTGCTGGTCCGCCTCTACCTGAATGCGGAAAAATGGATCGGCACGCCAAAATATACGGAATGCGCTACCGTTGCGCAGGACATCATAGACGGGGATTACGGCACCTATTCCATCGACACGGATTACCGCGGCCCCTTCCGATCCGGTATAAAAGACTACCGCTCCCCGGAAAACATCTTCGAGTTCCCCCATGCGAAGAACCTTTATGAATTCGGCTGGATGTACAACGCCACCATGCATTACCAGTCCCGCTACTCGCTGGACAATGACTGGGGTTCCTGGAACGGCGTCCACCTCACGCCTTCCCGCGATGAGAATGGCGCGCTGTACACCTACAAGCTCGGCATGCCCTACGAGCGGTATGCAGCTGCAGACAAAAGGAAACAGCCCTTCCGCACCACATCCAAGAACGCGGATTACGAAGGTTTCTTCCTGATCGGGCAGCAGTATGAATTCAACAGGGCCAATGGTTTCGGTTTCGACAGCTCCCGGCCCGTGAACGGAACGGAGGAATACAATGGCCGGCCGCTGGCTTTTGTGGACCAGGTGGCCAGGTTCTCCGAAAGACCCGGCGGGCGCTGGAACGAAGGTTCCCATGTGATCACCGGGGAAGAAAACTCGGGCGTAAGGCTGCTGAAGTTCCCCTGGCTCCCCATGTCGCAACAGTTCTTCCAGTTCAATTCCGCCACCGAGATCCGCCTTGCGGAGATCTACTACTCCCTGGCGGAATGCAGATACCGTGCGGGCGATGTACCCGGTGCAGCGGCGCTGCTGGATGCCGTGCGCAGCCGGAACTTCGACCCGGCAGACTGGCCTGCCAACAGCTACGTGCAGAATATTGCCCGGCTGACAGATGACGAATTCGTAGATGAGCTGGGACGGGAGTTTATCGGTGAACGCCACCGCAGGACCGACCTGGTACGCTGGAACAGGTTTGGCAACGAATGGTGGGATAAACCGGCGGATAGCCGGGACAGAAGTGTTTTCCCTATTCCGTCAAGAGCACTGAACTCCAATCCACTGCTAAAGCCGAACGGGTTTGAGTAA
- the trxA gene encoding thioredoxin: MATFAEMINSERPVLVDFFATWCGPCKTMEPILKDLKTSLGEAATIIKVDVDKNPAAAMAYQVQGVPTLILFKQGKALWRQSGVVPARELEQVIRTHS; the protein is encoded by the coding sequence ATGGCAACCTTTGCCGAAATGATCAACAGCGAAAGACCCGTACTGGTGGATTTCTTCGCAACATGGTGTGGCCCCTGCAAAACGATGGAGCCGATCCTTAAGGACCTGAAAACCAGCCTGGGGGAAGCTGCGACCATTATCAAGGTGGATGTGGACAAAAACCCCGCAGCGGCGATGGCCTACCAGGTGCAGGGCGTGCCTACGCTCATCCTGTTCAAACAAGGGAAAGCGCTATGGCGGCAGTCAGGCGTTGTACCGGCCAGGGAACTGGAACAGGTGATCCGCACGCATTCCTGA
- a CDS encoding LLM class flavin-dependent oxidoreductase yields MELGISSFGEVRPEGVSGGAAESHRSMQELIAEAKMADSAGLDVYALGEHHRPDFIVSAPEVALAAVAAVTKHIRLSSSVTVLSSADPVRVFQDFATLDLVSGGRAEIMAGRGSFTESFPLFGYSLQDYDELFVEKLELLMQINRQEVITWKGKFRPPIFGKGIYPRPLQASLPIWQAVGGTTASAVRAGKLNLPMMIAILGGRPDQYVPFIGLYRKSAQEAGHDPAALQLGINSQFHIAENSDQAADEFYPSYEKLMNRVGKERGWSPITRDQFEIMRLPEGPLFVGNVQEVTDKIIYQHGLFRHTRFLGQLIKGYIDHAKVLKAIELFGTKVAPAVKEALGGR; encoded by the coding sequence ATGGAATTAGGTATCAGCAGCTTCGGTGAAGTAAGGCCGGAGGGTGTATCCGGCGGGGCCGCGGAATCCCACCGCAGCATGCAGGAACTTATCGCGGAAGCGAAGATGGCGGACAGCGCGGGGCTTGACGTATATGCATTGGGTGAGCATCACCGCCCGGATTTTATCGTCTCTGCGCCTGAAGTAGCGCTGGCAGCCGTAGCTGCCGTAACGAAGCATATCCGGCTGTCCAGCTCCGTGACGGTATTAAGCTCAGCCGACCCGGTACGGGTATTCCAGGATTTTGCTACGCTGGACCTGGTGTCCGGTGGCCGTGCGGAGATCATGGCCGGAAGGGGTTCCTTTACCGAATCTTTTCCCCTGTTCGGATACAGCCTGCAGGATTATGATGAGTTGTTCGTAGAGAAGCTGGAACTGCTGATGCAGATCAACCGGCAGGAGGTGATCACCTGGAAAGGGAAATTCCGCCCGCCGATCTTCGGGAAAGGCATCTACCCCAGGCCCCTGCAAGCCTCACTGCCCATCTGGCAAGCCGTTGGTGGCACAACAGCCTCCGCCGTCAGGGCCGGTAAGCTCAACCTCCCCATGATGATCGCCATCCTGGGCGGCCGCCCAGACCAATACGTACCCTTCATCGGATTATACCGGAAATCTGCACAGGAAGCCGGGCATGACCCCGCAGCACTGCAGCTCGGCATCAACTCCCAGTTCCATATCGCAGAAAATTCAGATCAGGCCGCAGACGAGTTTTATCCCTCGTACGAAAAACTGATGAACCGTGTAGGGAAGGAAAGAGGATGGTCGCCCATCACCCGCGATCAGTTCGAGATCATGCGCCTGCCCGAAGGCCCCCTGTTCGTTGGCAACGTGCAGGAGGTTACGGACAAGATCATCTATCAGCACGGCCTGTTCAGGCACACCCGTTTCCTCGGCCAGCTCATCAAGGGATATATCGATCATGCCAAAGTGCTGAAAGCCATTGAACTGTTCGGCACAAAGGTAGCGCCTGCGGTGAAGGAAGCCCTGGGGGGCAGGTAA
- a CDS encoding excinuclease ABC subunit UvrA, with protein MLQEYIRIRGARENNLKNISLDIPKRRISIFTGVSGSGKSSIVFDTIGAEAQRQLNETFSMFIRNRLPRISQPDADEIGHLSTAIVIDQKRLGGNSRSTMGTITDISAVLRLLFSRIGQPFAGYSNAFSFNDPAGMCQECMGVGKKIELDLDRFLDKSKSLNEGAILFPIFAVGTWYWKSYVYSGLLDNDRKLEDYSEAEWQTLLYGKGSFEAVLDNNVPVNAKFEGLIDKFNRLYIQKDSAEMSDRTRKKAEQFLKMGQCPQCRGARLNEAALSCRINGLNIAEMSAMEVSALTGIVRQITDPVAAPMVATLATRLQHLVDIGLGYLSLDRETATLSGGESQRIKMVKHLNSSLADIIYIFDEPSIGLHPRDVHRLNELLVKLRDKGNTILVVEHDPDVIRIADHIVDIGPKAGSNGGEVVYQGDYKGLLASGTLTGKSLHQQVKIKPSVRQRTGALAIRHASIHNLQDVSVDIPTGVLTAITGVAGSGKSSLINKVFLSQHPEAVVIDQSAVGTSIRSNPATYTGIMDDIRQLFGKANNVSASLFSFNSKGACPGCQGLGFILTDLAFLEPIRTTCEICDGRRFSEEVLQYAFQGKNITEVLEMTVEQALAFFRRKEVQQKLKAMYDVGLDYLTLGQPLSTLSGGECQRIKLAGELHKRGSIYVMDEPTTGLHLSDTGHLLEIMDRLVDLGNTVIVIEHNTDVIRHADWIIDLGPGGGKEGGRIVFEGTPRDILQAEGSLTGKYLQEHSGGEALA; from the coding sequence ATGCTGCAGGAATATATCAGGATCCGGGGCGCCCGGGAAAACAACCTAAAGAACATTTCGCTGGATATCCCCAAACGCAGGATCAGCATTTTCACCGGCGTATCCGGCTCAGGGAAGTCATCTATCGTATTCGATACCATCGGTGCGGAAGCGCAAAGGCAGCTGAACGAGACCTTCAGCATGTTTATCCGCAACCGCCTGCCCCGCATCAGTCAACCGGATGCGGACGAGATCGGGCATCTTTCCACGGCCATTGTAATAGACCAGAAACGCCTGGGCGGCAATTCCCGCTCCACCATGGGCACCATTACCGATATCTCCGCCGTGCTGCGCCTGCTGTTCTCCCGGATCGGACAGCCTTTCGCCGGGTATTCCAATGCATTTTCCTTCAACGATCCCGCCGGCATGTGCCAGGAATGCATGGGGGTAGGGAAAAAGATTGAACTGGACCTGGACAGGTTCCTGGACAAGTCGAAATCCCTGAATGAGGGCGCAATCCTCTTCCCGATTTTTGCCGTAGGCACCTGGTACTGGAAAAGCTATGTGTACTCCGGCCTGCTGGATAACGACAGGAAATTGGAGGATTACTCGGAAGCGGAATGGCAGACATTGCTGTACGGCAAAGGCTCTTTTGAGGCCGTGCTGGATAACAATGTGCCGGTCAATGCAAAATTTGAGGGGTTGATAGATAAATTCAACCGGTTGTATATACAGAAAGACAGTGCGGAAATGTCTGACCGGACGCGGAAAAAGGCCGAGCAGTTCCTGAAAATGGGGCAATGCCCGCAGTGCCGGGGCGCACGGTTGAACGAGGCGGCACTGAGCTGCCGGATCAATGGTCTCAACATCGCGGAAATGTCCGCCATGGAAGTTTCCGCCCTCACCGGAATAGTCAGGCAGATAACGGACCCGGTAGCCGCGCCGATGGTCGCCACCCTGGCCACCCGCCTCCAGCACCTGGTAGACATCGGCCTGGGCTACCTGAGCCTGGACAGGGAGACCGCCACGCTCTCCGGCGGGGAATCCCAACGGATCAAAATGGTGAAACACCTCAACAGCAGTCTCGCCGACATCATCTACATCTTCGATGAACCCAGCATCGGCCTGCATCCCAGGGATGTGCACCGGTTGAATGAACTGCTCGTCAAACTAAGGGATAAAGGCAATACCATCCTTGTTGTAGAGCATGATCCCGATGTTATCCGTATTGCGGACCATATTGTGGACATCGGGCCGAAGGCCGGCAGCAATGGGGGAGAGGTGGTGTACCAGGGGGATTACAAGGGATTGCTGGCCTCGGGGACCCTCACCGGAAAATCCCTTCATCAGCAGGTAAAGATCAAACCCTCGGTGCGGCAGCGCACCGGCGCACTCGCTATCCGCCATGCCAGCATACATAACCTGCAGGACGTTTCCGTGGACATCCCCACCGGGGTGCTGACCGCCATCACCGGCGTAGCCGGTTCCGGCAAAAGCTCGCTGATCAACAAGGTCTTTCTCTCGCAGCATCCCGAAGCGGTGGTGATAGACCAATCGGCCGTGGGCACTTCCATCCGCTCCAACCCCGCCACCTATACAGGCATCATGGACGATATCCGCCAGCTTTTCGGCAAGGCCAACAATGTGAGTGCATCGCTGTTCAGCTTTAACTCCAAAGGCGCCTGCCCCGGTTGCCAGGGGCTGGGCTTTATCCTTACCGACCTGGCTTTCCTGGAACCGATCCGCACCACCTGCGAGATATGTGATGGCCGGCGCTTCAGCGAGGAAGTGCTGCAATACGCCTTCCAGGGCAAGAACATCACGGAAGTGCTGGAAATGACCGTGGAACAGGCGCTGGCGTTCTTCCGGCGGAAGGAAGTGCAGCAGAAACTCAAAGCCATGTATGATGTGGGGCTGGACTATCTCACCCTCGGCCAACCGCTGAGCACACTTTCCGGAGGGGAATGCCAGCGCATCAAACTGGCCGGGGAACTGCACAAACGCGGCAGCATCTATGTCATGGATGAGCCCACGACCGGCCTGCACCTCTCGGATACCGGGCATCTCCTGGAGATCATGGACCGGCTGGTGGACCTGGGCAATACCGTCATCGTCATCGAACATAATACAGACGTGATCCGGCATGCGGACTGGATCATAGACCTGGGGCCGGGCGGCGGCAAAGAAGGTGGAAGGATCGTTTTCGAAGGCACGCCGCGGGATATACTGCAGGCTGAAGGTTCGCTCACCGGAAAATACCTGCAGGAGCATTCCGGAGGAGAGGCATTAGCGTAG
- a CDS encoding PKD-like family lipoprotein codes for MKNYLLYILGSLLLLAACARDKGNYDYIDIPDPVVTNLDTAYIAIVGDSLIISPTVELKSGKNDYSCFWEIAVPERAMSLDYEGRELRIVFGLAANRYNVLLRVQDNNTGQRYFYEFVIKGQTEFTRGTLVLSNDGAHSKLSFVKPDDSVQPDIYSAINEEALPGGAMQLVPIRHQFYMNQLNFYWLTYSGNGSGAVQLDANTLQRSKYLKENFYDPPATIEVGSMLNMLDGVTTGIFNGKLYRGTTETAPFWPYYGFWGVPIDGNYSLHPRVLYNSFENPYDTYFLGFEKNRKQFIRFLGNTYFDTSGYNVPVPDTAFNPKDLKMDLIHMDRFSDDNLYAYCDSMGKKIELRFAVRLNAGQRIFRALAKREFAGASLLTPDTKWASSPIQVFFFSSGDKIYRYNPLSEEIRPLDANFNGKDVTMLKVLNNGDLLMAGTEGSLYYLNISTGNNGVITKQIDGFPGEVVDILARDN; via the coding sequence ATGAAAAATTATCTGTTATATATATTGGGAAGTCTTCTGCTCCTGGCCGCATGTGCCAGGGATAAAGGCAATTACGACTACATCGACATACCGGACCCGGTGGTTACCAACCTGGACACGGCATATATAGCCATCGTGGGAGACAGCCTTATCATCAGCCCGACCGTTGAATTGAAAAGCGGGAAAAACGACTACTCCTGCTTCTGGGAGATAGCCGTGCCGGAGAGAGCGATGTCCCTCGATTATGAAGGGAGAGAACTGCGGATCGTGTTCGGCCTTGCCGCCAACCGGTATAACGTGTTGCTCAGGGTGCAGGACAATAACACCGGACAGCGTTATTTTTATGAATTTGTCATCAAAGGTCAAACGGAATTCACCCGGGGAACGCTCGTATTGAGCAATGACGGCGCTCATTCAAAGCTTTCGTTCGTTAAGCCGGACGACTCCGTGCAACCGGATATCTACAGCGCCATCAACGAAGAAGCATTGCCGGGCGGCGCCATGCAGCTGGTGCCCATCCGCCATCAGTTCTATATGAACCAGCTCAATTTTTACTGGCTCACCTACAGCGGCAACGGCAGCGGCGCTGTGCAGCTGGATGCCAATACCCTCCAGCGTTCCAAATACCTGAAAGAAAATTTCTATGATCCTCCCGCAACCATTGAAGTAGGCAGCATGCTGAATATGCTCGACGGCGTGACAACAGGTATTTTCAATGGCAAACTGTACCGCGGTACCACCGAAACCGCGCCGTTCTGGCCATATTACGGCTTCTGGGGTGTGCCGATAGATGGCAACTACAGCCTGCATCCGCGTGTGCTCTACAATTCTTTCGAAAATCCGTACGACACTTATTTCCTGGGATTTGAAAAGAACAGGAAACAGTTCATCCGTTTCCTGGGCAATACTTATTTCGATACCTCCGGATATAACGTGCCCGTACCGGATACGGCTTTCAATCCGAAGGACCTGAAGATGGACCTGATCCACATGGACCGCTTCAGCGATGATAACCTGTATGCTTATTGCGACAGCATGGGCAAAAAGATAGAGCTGCGGTTTGCTGTAAGGCTCAACGCCGGGCAGCGTATCTTCCGTGCGCTGGCGAAGCGGGAATTTGCCGGAGCATCGCTGCTCACCCCTGATACCAAATGGGCCAGCTCGCCCATACAGGTATTCTTCTTTTCTTCAGGAGACAAGATCTACCGCTACAATCCTTTAAGTGAAGAGATCAGGCCGCTGGATGCCAATTTCAACGGCAAAGATGTGACCATGCTGAAAGTGCTGAACAATGGCGACCTGCTGATGGCCGGTACCGAAGGCAGCCTGTACTACCTGAATATCAGCACCGGTAACAACGGGGTGATCACGAAGCAGATAGACGGGTTCCCCGGAGAGGTGGTGGACATCCTGGCAAGAGATAATTAG